The proteins below come from a single Dermacentor albipictus isolate Rhodes 1998 colony chromosome 7, USDA_Dalb.pri_finalv2, whole genome shotgun sequence genomic window:
- the LOC139047859 gene encoding pneumococcal serine-rich repeat protein-like, translating to MRCVDVWFYIWAHIEAGGWKNPDRRLRQPRTGRSPPALRWKRGLKARTLRALSADSASSTPSSTHSQGSATPSARIPTPLDTCFRAFLFDAAETASSGHHAAQSASTDATSEASTSAASTDDDACCPSAGDTDESAGTFFLPTASMIGADTASSRTDATTSPEASPVRPDSPSLSSPTACSSPPLTNKPTAPAADEGSLPAAVAAPVDDDPADGPSSNRSLPRVPTPAPVPAGTGELNPRNSPQLLEAAKNAQPCQPAALQSEKPARRRRRFRRFVDFEPYSPPADGGVAHDTSVTVLYRPTERKATFLALSRDTIAAQLACVSGVRCVRVNFRRNVVAADVTRGADLAPLLAVCDISGVAVRSKALHSNSCVGVIYGVDPSFDVRTVKENIEAPVAVLSCSRSGASVTVTFVGSVVPTNVRLFKQLRAVRPRLPRPLQCDRCGVFGHAGATCFRDARCLRCRESHATGNCPAEKPRCVNCGGRHPSTEPSCPEWQRERRAAVLLSSSQRPLSRKTALELAGAATTEPRTAAPSTSASSPQGRSYSDALRGRNNQTAAAEPSCGPPTATNSDPRDALIAALAAALRALLDQCPAIDGNVRQMCDAALAAQEALLRHD from the exons ATGCGCTGCGTAGATGTTTGGTTTTACATCTGGGCCCACATTGAGGCGGGCGGCTGGAAGAACCCTGACCGCCGGT TGCGGCAGCCGCGCACCGGGAGATCGCCTCCTGCCTTGCGTTGGAAGCGCGGACTGAAGGCACGTACGCTGCGTGCACTGTCGGCCGACTCGGCGAGCTCCACGCCGTCAAGCACACATTCGCAGGGGAGTGCGACGCCATCCGCGCGAATTCCAACACCCTTGGATACTTGCTTCCGCGCGTTTCTTTTCGATGCGGCGGAGACTGCTTCCAGCGGCCACCACGCCGCACAGTCCGCCTCAACGGACGCCACCTCAGAGGCCTCCACTTCGGCCGCCTCCACCGACGACGATGCCTGCTGCCCGTCGGCCGGCGACACCGACGAGAGTGCCGGCACcttcttcttgccaaccgcaagTATGATTGGTGCCGACACTGCGTCCTCCCGCACGGACGCGACCAcctcgcccgaggcaagtcctgtCCGGCCGGATTCTCCATCATTGTCGTCGCCGACGGCCTGCTCGTCACCTCcgcttaccaacaagcccactgCACCTGCGGCGGACGAGGGATCGCTCCCCGCGGCGGTGGCCGCTCCCGTCGATGACGACCCAGCTGACGGCCCCTCGTCAAACAGGAGCCTGCCGAGAGTACCTACTCCTGCCCCAGTACCTGCGGGAACAGGCGAGCTCAACCCGCGGAACTCCCCACAGCTGCTCGAGGCAGCCAAGAACGCCCAACCCTGCCAGCCTGCAGCGTTACAGTCGGAGAAGCCCGCAAGAAGGAGACGCCGTTTTCGACGGTTCGTCGACTTCGAGCCGTATTCCCCACCCGCTGACGGCGGTGTCGCCCACGATACCTCAGTCACGGTTCTATACCGTCCCACCGAGCGCAAGGCAACCTTCCTGGCACTCTCGCGGGATACTATCGCGGCGCAACTCGCCTGTGTTTCAGGTGTGCGATGCGTTCGCGTGAACTTTCGTCGCAATGTGGTGGCTGCGGATGTGACGCGCGGTGCCGATTTGGCGCCCCTCCTCGCAGTGTGCGACATCAGTGGCGTGGCGGTGCGCTCGAAGGCACTGCACAgcaactcctgtgtgggtgtcattTATGGGGTCGACCCATCCTTCGACGTCCGCACTGTGAAAGAAAACATCGAAGCCCCCGTCGCGGTGCTGTCTTGTTCACGGAGTGGCGCTAGCGTCACTGTTACTTTCGTCGGGAGTGTCGTACCCACAAACGTCAGACTCTTCAAGCAGCTCCGCGCGGTTCGTCCCCGTCTGCCTCGACCACTTCAATGTGACCGCTGCGGTGTTTTCGgccacgccggcgccacctgcttccgcgacgcccgctgccttCGCTGCAGGGAGTCGCACGCCACAGGAAACTGCCCCGCCGAAAAGCCACGCTGTGTAAATTGCGGTGGCCGTCACCCCTCAACCGAGCCAAGCTGTCCTGAGTGGCAGCGCGAGAGAAGGGCGGCCGTGTTGCTGTCCTCATCCCAGCGGCCCTTATCGCGCAAAACAGCGCTTGAACTAGCCGGCGCCGCAACGACCGAGCCGCGTACGGCCGCTCCGTCTACTTCTGCCAGCTCCCCACAGGGCCGATCGtacagtgacgccctgcgcgGCCGCAACAACCAGACAGCCGCAGCTGAGCCGTCATGCGGCCCTCCAACCGCTACGAACAGCGACCCCAGAGACGCGCTAATAGCCGCTCTCGCTGCTGCACTGCGGGCCCTGCTCGaccagtgcccagccatcgacggcaacgttcgtcaaatgtGTGACGCGGCCCTGGCCGCGCAGGAAGCTCTGCTCCGACACGACTAG